The Phaseolus vulgaris cultivar G19833 chromosome 5, P. vulgaris v2.0, whole genome shotgun sequence genomic interval ttgggcgtgcaccggCTAAGGAAGGGAGACCAGTCCGACCTTTCCTTCCATAAAGAGCACGATAGCAAAGTGGCTGTGCTGTCCTGCCTCCCGGATGAACCGGTCTGTGCGGACGATAAGGGGAGcaacgacgagttgttctgcttcatctacaccaccgtgttcaagaaggtgaaagaCAGCATCAGAAGACCAAGGagccctgacaacatggggaagttggacagagacctttgcctcttctggaagagtgtcgCTGCCGCCAACATCATCTTCCCTACTGCCTCAATCATTCCCTACGAGTTCTTCGAAACCCAGCTCGAAATACATATAGGTTAGCTCCTACCTCCACACCAAGTCCTTCACTTCAAGTTAATACCTAACTTAGCGCCTTCCCCGCTCTGCTTTGGCATTCTATTACTCTGTGTTGATTCTGATCTTTTAACCATGTATCGCTTGTGTTGTCTCTGCATTAATGCGCTTATAtttctgtttctgttttgattGCTCAACCGTGCTTTACctcatgcagataacatgttgggaaAAGGGAAATTAGCAGAACTGAGGACGATCGCCCGATCTCACAAActggcggcgggctcccaagcTGCGCCCAATCCGGTGGTGGcgatcgccgctgctcaagaAAAAACTCTCCCCCGAGGTGCAACCTCCTCCGGGGTACCACCCGCCCCCCAAAggaagaaactggtccttaggAGATCCAAAAGGAAAACTACTCAGGTGGTACAGGAGGATGAAGAGGATGATGAGGAAACCGAAGATGACCTTGTCACCAAAAGGAAAAGGGTAGCTCCCTCTTCACCTCCCGCAATCCCAACAAcaacaccgccctcacctccGACTCCAAcacaaccagtccaagcaacacccttggccgTTGCACCCCCGGTGGTCGAAAGCAGCGACcctaacttcatggagaaccctccaagcACCTCCACACCCTTCATGTCtgttggagagggtcctccttctaCTGCTTCTATTGCTGGGGCTGCATTAGGCGAGGATGAGCGCGCTCATAATTCGCCAATTCTCATTACAGAGTCTCCAACTTCActaccacgccaagaagccccccttgcCCTTGCAAcacaagagggtggtggtgaaagtcagcaacaagctcctccagcacctccaGCAGCAACAAACTCAAACCTCCCAACCTCCATCGGAGAGATCTtggggcccttcacagctaaactaaagatgatggcggaggatctcCCCTTGATCGTATCGAAGGCTGTGCAGGACTCTAACAAGAAACTCCAAGACGAGAACTCAGTGCTCAAAGAGTCAAACCTGATGACAAGAGCTGAGGCTGAGAAACTGTCTTGCAACTTGATGATGATGGAGCTGGAccattcaaggctggaggacgccatggatGCTGAGCTCAGGAGCGCGcggaggcctccgatctgcgcaAAAGACTGCAGCTCCAAgcccaagagaaaatcgagctggagagcaaactggtcccttacaggctcaaggtgaCCAACTTGGAGGCTGCCATGAAAGCAGATGCGATCAAggtggaaaaccttgaaaaAAGATCAGCAGACCGGGAGATTCTTCTTGGACAGGTCgaaaaggcaagggacgacgcTCTTGCTGAGCTCGTCGAGGCTCGAGAAGGGGCTACGAAAATTGCTGCAGAGTTGGCTCAGGCTCAGGATGAAGGAAAGAAGGCCGCTTAAGAACTTGCTCGGGCTCGTGAAGAAATCGAGGAGCTGAAGAAACAAGcacaagagctcgagcaaagtTCCGCCCAAGTCCTTGTCGCCGAGTTCGACGCCGCTTTGGAGCAAGTCTCATGCCAATACGctgagctcgacctctccatggtatcaatctgcaacgaggtggtggatgggaagatcgtgccatCTGAAGACTAACCGCCTCCCTCCATCACCGTGTTTTTGAAACTTGGCGCTTATCTTTGTTTGTAAAAACTTTATATGTAATAGCTGCTTACGTACTTGATCACATTTGCGTTCAAACTTGAACTGATACTGCTTTATATAACTTCTTCTGCTAAGATGTTGTTTTCTGCTACTTCTCTTTGAATTCTTCTTATTCTTACTCGCTGTGTGATTAACCATCGTAACCGGTAGAACTCGCTCAAATAAATCAACTCAACGATACTCGAGCTTAACCGTTTACTCACTGCTTTGAACTTGAACAAActgttaatcttataacaatttatcaaactgttaactctcaaacgatgacattttaataaaacttgtgaacttaaggtaACAAACTTCAGCGTGAAACTACTTACTAAACAGCAAATTTCAACTCAAACAGATATTTAAGATACAGTTCACCTGATCTGCCCAATCGAAGTGGGCCCTTACTCCTGTCATCGCCTGTGGTTCTTCTGATCGCCGTAGTATTCTGGCGATGTGTCCTTTCTCATATTCATAacttgatcattgttccctaatctgggggtagaggcgcctttcggatccttctctacctccctgagtttcagaacaatgatctggtcttactgggtcaatattgatgtttcacttaaagggggggaaaggcattttccttcccttcccaccatttaaggtcacgaacacccctgaaTTTTCAGCTCATCTTGCTTGAACTCACTCTgcggtgagaaggactttctctggcctgaactcactctaaggtgagaaggactttatcttgcctgaactcgctcaacggcgagaaggactttatcttgcctgaactcgctcaacggcgagaatgactttttctggtgcctcaacttgcccagggtgtacatctcctcccccctggatgcactgaggacttttaatttTGCGTCTATCTGctggtgcagagaggtcttttaatcttacctctatctgctggtgcagagaggtcttttaatctgttctcgcctgcactcgcacaaagtcgatgaggactttatctctttctcgccttaAGACGcacgagggcgttgaggtctttaatcattgctggtgcctccgatcgccgaaagacgatgaggtctttcaaaattttaactagTGCCACCGATcgtcgaaaaacgatggggactttgaaacttttatctgatgccaccgatcgccgaaaaacgatcatcgaaaaacgatgaggactttaaaaacttttaactgatgccgccaatggccgaaagacgatggggacttaaaaacttttgactgatgccgccaatcgccgaaggacgatggggacttaaaaacttttaactgatgccgccaatcgccgaaagacgatggggacttaaaaacttttgacTGATGCCGCCAATTGCGGAaggacgatggggactttaaaacttttaactgatgccgccaatcgccgaaagacgatggggacttaaaaacttttaattGAGAGCATGCAATACAACTTtgaactcgccttaaatcacgtacgagtgacaaggtcttttttctacAAGCTTTCAACACAAACATGCATGCAAACTCAGAAACTTAagcttgaaaactcttcttttattgggtggtcttattaaaaaccctccttagggaaaaaagagtgccccctttcaaactgttttaacagaaagcatgTAAATCacttcatgttcgtttttacttacaaagctttaactgtaatataatttgagatgtgtggcgttccaagtacgAGGAATCACCCcccttctaacgtctctaagcggtaggcgccgttcccgagcgcctcggttattctaaacggtcctgtccactttggcgataacttgttctctatctcgtactgatgggccttcctcatcaccaggtcgccctctctaaactgccttgacattaccctggagttgtatcttcgttcaatcctcctttttactgcctcagcttttactcttgcctcctccctgacctcatccagtaaatccagactcaaccttctttcttcatttgaGTCTTCTACTAcaaagttttggaatctcggcgagctctcctggttTTCGACtagaatcattgcatcacatccataaaccaagctaaacggtgtctcgtgggttcctgactgctcagtggtatggtacgcccaaactatgcggggtacctcttcagcccacgaccccttagctttctctagccttcttttcaaacctctcagcaacacccgattggcagactctacttggccatttgtttgtgggtgctcgacggatgcaaacacctgctgtattcccacctcctcgcacagcttcttcagtaggtgacttgcaaactgagtcccattatccgacaccaggcgcttaggcacaccaaaccggcacacaatgttcttccatacaaagctctcgatcttgtgtgcggtgatctgggctactggctctacttcgatccacttggtgaaatattcaattgtcACCACCAAGtatttcatctgcctgaccgccaatgggaaaggtcccagaatgtcaatttcccaagtatgaaatggccaagggatgtaaattgacttcagctcttctgggggcgccttgtgccaatcggcgtgctgctggcattgcttgcaacactgagcatacttcttgcagtcttccctcatcgttggccagtaataacctgcacggagagttcttgcagccagagctcgactcccgacgtgactcccacatataccttcgtggagctcagccataattctagtgcatttttctccgtgcacacattctaggagtgggtgtgtaaacccaaacctgtacaactcgccatcgatcatggtgaacttgctagagttcttctttatccttTTAGCCTCcatcggatccagcgggagaaggccatctgccaggcagcgcttgtactgtgttatccatgtgtctagctcatgcgtagcgcagacctgcgtcatgttcaccctgtCCCCCCGACacgctcttattctcggcgatctcaaggtctcctgggtcaaggacctgtgactccttgACGCTTTCTCcatcgacttgcttatctgaagaaccaggtggtctgccacaaatgctctaggcgtcttcatagtttcttggatcaccgtcctctgcctaccccccttgcccgaactgacgagcttggctagcaagtctgctcgggcattttgttctctgggcacatgcactacttcaaatgagacaaaggaactcttcaactcccgCACATACTCTAAGTAAGCCgtcatttgtggatctttggcctggaactcgcctgttacttgtcccgtgactaacaatgagtcactcttggccatcaacaccctagcccccatctccttagccaacaaaattccggcgatcagcacctcatactctgcttgattgttgctggctttaaaagCAAATCTCAAGgattgttctatcagcacgccgttggggccttccagaatgactccaACACCGCTACCCTGTTGGTTAgtcgatccgtccaccgaaagcacccaacgaaaatcgtccccttcgactcgtgctgcttctgacgagagctcgaccacaaaatcagcgaaaatctgccccttgatcggtcctcagggctcatatttgatgtcgaactctgacagctctaccgcccacttcaccattctcccagctacattaggtttcttcaggactttctggatgggcaagtcggtcatcaccagcaccgtaaaactgtgaaaatagtggcgcaacctcctcgccgaaaatactacagccagtgcagcttcctccaaggcctgatacctcacctccgggccttgcaacaccttgctgacgaaatagataggcttctgagcctggtcttgatcttgggcgagcaccgcactcaccgccctctcagtcacagcaaaatacaacctgagaggggttcctaccatgggtttgcacaaaaccggcgagCTCGCCAGGTACTTtttaagcttcacgaaggcctcttcacactccttcgaccagacaaacttgttgtttcaccttaaacattggaagtacggatgacccttctctccactagctgataCGAAATGAGACAGAGCGgtcatccgacctgtaagttgctgcacctccttcatggcagccgggctcctcattgccaagatGGCAGCGCACTTAtaaggatttgcctctattcctctttcagttaagagaaaacctaagaacttccctgcctccacgccgaaaatgcacttctcggggtttagctttaatctgaacttggcaatcgtggtgaacaactcttccagatctgagacgtgcttgctcttctctaacgaggtcacgaccatatcatctacgtacgcttgcacattccttctcagcatcggtgcaagtaccttatccatcaatatTTGGTACGTGAcccccgcatttttcagcccgaagggcatcaccttgtaacagtagcaggacctctcagtcatgaaggcagttttttcttcatccataggatgcatctttatctgattataccccgagaaggcgtccagaaaactcagcaacttgcaccctgctgcactctcgaccagggcatctatgcttggcaaagggtatgaatcctttggacaagccttgttcaggtctgtgaagtcgacgcacatgcgccacttcccgttgctcttcttcaccagtacgacattagctaaccattcagggtactggacctccctgatatggcctgcggcgaggagcttctgcgtttcatccctaatcgtctgtctcctctcctcgttaaacttccttcttctttgtcgcactggtctgacttgcgtgtccatcgccaaatggtgacacaagaagtcgaggtcaattcccggcatgtctaaagcagaccatgcaaaagcatccagatgcctttctatcaccttggcgatctggtcttgtagCTCTTTTCTcaaagatcttcccaacttgaagaccttacccccgatctccctctcgagccactcTTCGACGGGGGCGGGCCTGGCTTCCCTGGCGATCCCcgattccctcgcttcctctagGCGGTTTCTCGCTTCTTCCCCCCGATCAACGTTTTCTCCCCCTGTTTCAGCGTCTACCATAACGACATCACCGTCGGCGGTCACCTCCATCGCCATCGACCTGGGCTCCACACCGGGGGGCGGCGTGGTCgtgatgtaactcactgacctcttattcttcaggctattctcatagcactttttcgcttccttctggtcagatttgatggtgatcaccaccccctccatagatggcaacttaaccttcatgtgcctggtcgagggcacaactcctattctgttgagtgttggccttcccaacaaaatgttatacGCAGAGGGGGCGTTCAtgacgaggtacttgatctcGACATGGGTtggcacctcgtgctgctgaCCCTCCCCactcgccggctgggagctcgacgcaccccctGTCCTCCTGTctagcaggtaatcattcaggaaaccgctcttgaccaggtcgtcgagctggtatcccagggccaaacacgaatcaacggtgtgaccaaaactctggtggaactcacaccaggcgtttggttttggtcctaacaccttgtcgctcactttctcaggcgccttaagcctggctgTTATGTTGGGAATGACGATCAGATCCGTCAACCCCATGAAAAACTTGTGCTTTGGTGGGCggttgtactccctggggcgccctgggccccttcccttgtttttctttggatcgtaaggatggcgagtcctttgatccctcttggccgcctccgtctccagcaccctctgcggctggattctggtctgggctcgtggcctagcaggagccacgctccctctttTCTCgacgacctcactctcgtcggcgatgtgggccaccgcaagtcgtttaacttcagcaaacgtggcggggtgggccCTAATCAACGCCTCACAGAAGGGTCCcgacagcacgccctttttgaaggcgtacaccaacatctcctcgtctttagcaggcaagcggaccatctgtgctccaaagcgattcaagtagtccctgagggactctccctggtactgccttacgtcgaacaaatcataagataccctaggtggcgccttgttcacaatgtactggtcAACGAAGAGCTTcaaaaactgctggaaattggttatgtgacctgtaggcaggctaacaaaccattccagcgccgttccctggagcgtgctcacaaacatcttgcaatatacagcatctgagcctcctgacagcatcatctgcgtgtggaacgtagtgagatgtgcttcaggatcctccacgctgGTGAAAGAGGCTTTCACGGGTactacgctcgcagggataggcgtgtccgtgatcgcctgagcaaacggcattgGGAAGACGCgcggtggcgatgacggcgcgacctcttcagcaactgTGCGCCCTCTCTGCTCTtaaagagcttgacgcaactccttAGTCTCCTTAGTTACTTTActgagctcctcgtttctggcctgagaggcgaccaggtcctcatgcatcttcgcttgctctatgcgcgatgccTCCATATTTTCCTGCaacgcacgcatgatctccatcatctgcgccatggtcatggcgccttctgcagcaattggcacaacgggacttgaacggttgcttctcatctttctcatgaaaaatcaGCAAATCAAACTCCAGCGAACAAAACCTTCACCAacaaacgatcgatccagcaatcaatcgatCAAAACTCTCAAACACCCAAGAACTTCCTCAAATGCAACCACAACAACACGCCGATAGATTCGGACGtcaaaccttcacagaaactcgcaATCTCACCACGAACCTACCGCTTCTCCAGCAAAACTCCCGATTCACCGATCAGAAACGCGAACAAACGGTAAAACCTCGATTCAATCGATCGAACACCGCACAAGcagcaagaaacttcaagaaaccgatcgaaagctcaaacgaacggtggaaaacttcaaactaccgattaaaacccaaacgaacggtggaaaacttcaaTTCACCGAACAGAAGCTCGAAGGAACGGTGAAGAATGGTTGCACCaacacacaaccacacagaaactgcagaaacttcaagaactcacgctgtggatgggaacacgttttacacggccccacggtgggcacctgatgatcctgccggttgaccagagcgcaagagccttgccacgtcgatggtttctccttctggatcggctttgcaccatgctagcttccgtccttcgcacctcgattctcctcaagaacctgaaaaagacagagtggcgccactgcggccgatcgcgctccgacgctcaagtcagtgacggaaccaccaaaaatctaagagagaaaagctaaaactcaaggaacggcgccaaaaacttgatgactttttacggcaagtgcaccgcgtttgtcagaagtaataattgtccctaatgacggatatcgatcccacaaagaacagtgaatcatcgagtacaatattcgctaaatataacaacagaacaataaaaaagagtgtgaagtgattatgttggcactgaccaataagaaaacaaacaaagaattagttgcttcaattggaaaaattgggattaagtttcatctctctcactctcatgtattttgattagcatgttaatattaagttctttaattgaaattgatgcccgtataaaaatcatttatatcgattcctcgcatataaaatccttaagaatgttccctaactatcgatccctcgcatacttataagaacaacttagaacgaagctcagacgtttaatagcaattaacatttcaagtctattcctaacactcaaatatgttaagtattgttgtttaggtccaaaccctaaaaatacctcccggtcagatttaagattctcaatttgtcatggagaattaaaagtaaaacaacaataccaataatcaatcaagaactgaatattaatatataaaatatcacctcaatacataagagtttgagcagattactcccaatcccaaagggtagaattagccacgcatacttctatcacattccattctcccaattgggttacaattcactctatggtgttttcctctcaatctggcacactaaggttgagcctctagccctctatttatcctagttttctagggttaggttgtttattgtgtcgcgctaatgggctaaatgataaaacataaaaaaaaggcccaatctttctttgcatcttttcccttctgggaccttctatctttatctttttagctcaaatcattcatctttaatccaaatctccaatcttccttagaaatctgcaattaacaccaaatttgggaataaaatactcttattcaaataaaaatcataaaaaatgtaaaaaggtataaattcataaattagggattattttatatgtaaattagcaataaatcctcataagtgcctatattttaatatgaaatattactgaaattagacacttatcagcgtactcaagtgttctcaaagcgtaaagaagtgttctgaACGCGCATACCTCATAAGTTcgttagagttccttatatacctgagcactttctctctcctgacggttacacctctggacacgtggctcgcatccaactgtacacgtgtcaccatctggagtcaccttctacttgagcgtcaactctactcttcaagctatttGACTAAGTTACCCCGTCGAGGAGCAACTACAGCTTCCTTGGAGCACGACCCCTTAAGTGGCGAGTGCGGGGGGTCaccatacacaccttccctatgGTTTCGCTTGCCGCTTATGATGATCTGCTTCACTCGTgcatcatgcatgttctggtaaactgttcccttgcctcaacctctggctagggaatgatcgtCTGATAACCTCGCCTTTCGTATTAGTACCTcttgaaagccttaagcaagccttcctgatctttcggcgatgtgtccctttcggcggtctcaaaccacctgatctcctaaaACTCACACGGCGACTACGACGCAAggctggtgaccgccggttataaactcgcatacggcgactatgacgcaaacctggtgaccgctgGTTATAAACTCGCAACCGGCGACTACGacgcaagcctggtgaccgccggttataaACTCGCAACTGGCAACTACGAcgcaaacctggtgaccgccggttataaACTCGCAACCGGCGACTACGacgcaagcctggtgaccgccggttatatATACTGGAGAACGCCAAGCTgacaattggcgactacacaaacTTTCCGATGTGCTTCCCTTCTGTCATCCAGATGTCTCGCTCAACACGCATAtgttatcgcttgctgccacgttaTCATTTCCGACCACCTGATCGGTACAAAAAGAAATAGTATAATCAATTTATCAATTTGAAACTTAAGagcaaatttaaaatttaggagaccaaaatcaaaattattcaaaaaatttagACTACAAACATAATTaagcaaaaatatattattttattctatgaTTACACGTGTGCATGTATACgtgtcattttttttaaatgtcttTCATTTCTCTCCTACATGATGGAAACaagtttttgaaagaaaaatcaataattaagaaatgtaattcaaatatttttaatatcaatatctcatattaaaattgagaaatcgcatgagaattgatgaattatgcttattaatttaaaatttgaattatatcaaaactttttatatagatagcttaccctttatttgtttgtgtttgtttctttatttgtgatgatcgtgttttacacgggagcagatgagattgcaggtaatagaaCTCCTTAGTGAGCAGCTGAGGATGagatagttttatttgaatgttttgttttgttgttaaaacttttaatgtatatattaaatccctatgaagagggatatttcttttgagatacacatatgagaaagtagtatatgttatttgtaattagatattgtttgttttaatatatgGGTAAAAATTAGGATGTTACAGTGTGAATAGAAAATCAAACTTCATTACCATGTATCATAGAGTGACATAGAATATTGAAGGTATAACAGATCCTTCaccataaattaaattaagaacgAGATTAAGAGTTTAATCTTAGCTAGAAAAAAGAGATTATTTATTACATATATAAGATGATGGAGAAAGCATTGCGATTATTGTTGTATTAGCATAATATGGCAATGCTAACTATAAGTACTTCCCCAGTATGATTTATCTTCGTGTCTCATCTGCACAAACCACAACCTTTTAAGcttctaaaatataaacattaattccagaaaaaaagaagaagcaatggaaaACATGTGAAACATCAGATATAATAAGAACACATAATGTAAGAAAAAACTATAAGAAGCCACATTAGTGTTATGTTTTTGAAAATCctataatattaatttgtttGATGAAACTACTTCTATTTCCATTATGAATATATCTGCTCATGTAATGGTTTTCgaaattatttacatgtttttcaaaaatttcaCATGAAATGATgcatttatgtaattttataataaaataaaacataaaatttatatattatgaaatatttttatttttaatcgatATAAGATCTTAGAATTTAGAGTTTAGTATGTGTAAACCTTAATCTTTAATTCTAAACCATAAACTctaaactaaatattattttttaatattatattttttttgttttaatgaaAAGTAGTGGTGAAAAGGTAGAATTTTGTAGAGGTTAATCTAAAATGAGTTTTGTTAACAAAATACAGAAATAAAAGTGtgttaattatatttcttaaatcatatatattattaaagaagTCTTACCAGGAGGAGGTGGTGGAGGTGGTggaggtggtggaggtggagTAGGATACACACACTGGTTAAAAGATGGTAAGAGACAAGCTCCTAAAGTTGATGCATCAACATCAGAATCACTCAAACAACTTTGTGCACTGACTTGAGAGCAGGTTTTCAACACAGTTTGAAATTTTACTGTCTGAATGATAACCGGTAAATATTCGACTTTTGTGGGTTTAAGATTTAGGGTTTTGGAACGAGCGGAGTCATAAAGCGAGGCTTTATGATTTGCCAAGCATGCTTTCATGGAATCAAAAATGCAGTGAGACAACCCAGTTGGGTTACGGATTCCACCCTCATAGTGCATTGGATCACTGCATGTTTCAGCAACATGTGAGCTGCAATGTGTCACAAACCTCTTGAATCTTGGAGATTCGTACGCTTCAGGTTGCCCACTAAGTGTTTGATAAATGGCTTTGCTAATACCAACTCCAGCATCTTCAGCAAGATCATTGATTTCACCAGTTCCACCAATTCCATGATCTTTTGCAGGATTAGTTGCTACAGAAATTCCTGCTTCTTTTGCAGGATCAATGGTTTCAACAATTGCAGCATCTTCTGCCTCTTCTGCAACTACCACACTTAGGATCAAGAAC includes:
- the LOC137836019 gene encoding nodulin-30, which gives rise to MRAILITLFLILSVVVAEEAEDAAIVETIDPAKEAGISVATNPAKDHGIGGTGEINDLAEDAGVGISKAIYQTLSGQPEAYESPRFKRFVTHCSSHVAETCSDPMHYEGGIRNPTGLSHCIFDSMKACLANHKASLYDSARSKTLNLKPTKVEYLPVIIQTVKFQTVLKTCSQVSAQSCLSDSDVDASTLGACLLPSFNQCVYPTPPPPPPPPPPPPPDETRR